In a single window of the Rhodamnia argentea isolate NSW1041297 chromosome 2, ASM2092103v1, whole genome shotgun sequence genome:
- the LOC115751625 gene encoding nucleobase-ascorbate transporter 3 produces the protein MGETANHNHGPPPAQGAPPPQPPPPNFALSRGPTWAPAEQLHQVDYCIHSNPSWHEAVLLAFQHYVVMLGTVVMIASTLVPRMGGDHGDKARVIQALLFMTGINTLLQTLLGTRLPTVMGASLAFYLPVLSIINDTLDKSFNSEHDRFLYTMRTIQGSLIVSSFVNIILGYSQAWGNFTRFFSPVIIVAVVSVVGLGLFMRGFPLLANCVEIGLPMLILLIISQQYLKRIRPGGHPVLERYGLLLCIGIIWAFAAILTVSGAYNNVGEQTKTSCRIDHSYLLSSAPWIKIPYPFQWGTPVFRASHVFGMMGAALVSSAESTGTFFAAARLAGATPPPAYVLSRSIGLHGIGMLLEGIFGSVVGTTASVENVGLLGLTRIGSRRVIQISTAFMIFFSIFGKFGAFFASIPLPIFGAIYCVVLGIVVAVGISFTQFANTNSMRNHYVLGVTFFLAISIAEYFALNTSAEGVGPVKTQGRWFNDILNTIFSSSPTVAMIVGVLLDNTLEAKDTASERGVPWWAPFQRRKGDVRNEEFYSYPLRMHELMPTRFL, from the exons ACGAAGCGGTTCTACTAGCATTTCAGCACTATGTCGTGATGCTTGGAACAGTTGTTATGATTGCCAGCACTCTTGTGCCTCGTATGGGTGGGGACCAT GGTGATAAGGCGCGGGTGATTCAGGCACTGCTTTTTATGACGGGAATCAACACTCTGCTTCAGACCCTTCTCGGGACAAGGCTACCTACTGTTATGGGAGCATCACTTGCTTTTTATCTGCCGGTGTTATCGATTATAAATGACACTTTGGACAAGAGCTTCAATTCAGAGCATGAT AGGTTTCTGTACACAATGAGGACCATTCAGGGGTCTCTTatcgtttcttcttttgtgaacATCATCCTTGGGTATAGCCAGGCATGGGGAAACTTCACCAG GTTCTTTAGTCCGGTTATAATTGTAGCGGTGGTTTCTGTGGTGGGTCTTGGTTTGTTCATGAGGGGCTTTCCATTG CTGGCTAATTGTGTCGAGATTGGCCTGCCGATGCTAATTCTTCTCATCATATCTCAACAG TATCTGAAGCGAATCCGGCCTGGGGGCCATCCCGTGCTGGAGAGATATGGTTTGCTCTTATGCATTGGTATAATCTGGGCATTTGCGGCCATCCTCACTGTGTCTGGAGCTTACAACAATGTTGGAGAGCAGACGAAAACAAGTTGCCGCATAGATCACTCCTATCTTTTGTCATCTGCTCCTTG GATTAAGATTCCGTACCCATTTCAGTGGGGTACTCCCGTATTTAGAGCAAGCCATGTCTTTGGGATGATGGGTGCGGCACTTGTTTCTTCTGCAGAG TCAACAGGTACGTTTTTTGCGGCAGCCCGACTTGCCGGTGCGACACCTCCGCCAGCATATGTGCTCAGCCGGAGTATTGGCCTACAT GGTATTGGGATGCTGCTTGAAGGGATATTTGGTTCTGTTGTTGGTACAACTGCATCAGT AGAAAACGTTGGCCTCCTTGGACTTACTCGCATAGGGAGCAGAAGAGTGATTCAAATATCAACTGCTTTCATGATCTTTTTCTCCATATTTG GGAAATTCGGTGCCTTTTTTGCGTCTATTCCTCTACCAATATTTGGCGCCATCTATTGTGTTGTATTGGGAATTGTTG ttgCCGTAGGGATCTCATTCACACAGTTTGCAAATACTAACTCTATGCGAAACCACTACGTTTTGGGCGTCACGTTCTTCCTTGCGATATCGATAGCCGAGTATTTTGCACTGAACACCTCTGCAGAGGGTGTTGGACCTGTCAAAACTCAGGGTAGATGG TTCAACGATATTTTGAAtaccatcttctcttcatctccGACCGTGGCGATGATAGTCGGAGTGCTGTTGGACAACACGCTCGAGGCGAAGGACACGGCGAGCGAGAGAGGAGTCCCTTGGTGGGCCCCCTTCCAGCGCAGGAAAGGAGATGTCCGGAACGAGGAGTTCTACAGCTACCCTCTCAGGATGCATGAGTTAATGCCCACCAGGTTTCTATGA